A stretch of the Aphis gossypii isolate Hap1 chromosome 2, ASM2018417v2, whole genome shotgun sequence genome encodes the following:
- the LOC114129598 gene encoding UDP-glucosyltransferase 2, whose product MGKVIISIVIWVLFGSCIQPSSSARILAVETVGGKSHWNFMKGILQALVNNRHNVTVFTPFTDGNRENYTEVDTTLGGAMRFMDMDLNQMKISMITKIGNFVAMSRMQCDQVYKNSKMKEILNSKRTDFDLLIIEFFASDCVSYIATVLNLPLIYVTPLPANALMDRTITGHVSNPSTVTEMFSLHSVSKTFIQRLAHIFLLIRFKIVKEYKELFLKYTDPKHYDLIEPISPSLVFVNRHFITDAPSPIPTNVINVGGIHLKEPKKLPKDILEFIEQSPHGVIYFTFGSTIKMSSIPEHIKKVLIEAFAEIPQRVLWKYENELEKIPKNMMIKKWLPQRDILLHPNVKLFISHGGISGVYETVDAGVPVLGFPLFGDQHRNIDNLVNVGMAISMDLMSITRDSLLRNILELFNNEKYTKNAETASKIFNDRPMSQAESVVYWTEYILRHKGARHLKSHALNLKWYQYYLLDVLSLVFIFISVVILIIAKIFKLINKIYGLIFSKKL is encoded by the exons atgggcaaagttataatttcaatagtgATTTGGGTTCTTTTTGGTTCATGCATACAACCATCGTCAAGTGCAAGAATACTGGCCGTGGAAACAGTTGGAGGTAAAAGTCACTGGAATTTCATGAAAGGTATACTACAAGCGTTAGTAAACAACAGGCATAACGTCACTGTTTTTACACCGTTTACCGACGGCAATCGCGAAAACTATACCGAAGTGGACACAACTTTAGGAGGAGCTATGCGATTTATGGACATGGATCTAAACCAAATGAAGATTAGTATGATTACAAAGATAGGTAATTTTGTGGCAATGAGTAGAATGCAGTGTGAtcaagtgtataaaaatagtaaaatgaaaGAAATATTGAATAGCAAACGTACAGATTTTGACTTGCTCATTATTGAATTCTTTGCGTCAGATTGCGTGTCATATATTGCAACTGTGCTAAACTTGCCTTTAATTTATGTCACACCATTGCCGGCAAATGCCCTTATGGATCGCACAATCACTGGTCATGTCTCAAATCCATCAACAGTCACAGAAATGTTTTCTTTGCATTCCGTTTCTAAAACTTTCATTCAGAGATTagctcatatttttttactaatccgctttaaaattgtaaaagagTATAAAGAACTGTTTCTGAAATACACTGACCCAAAACACTACGATTTGATCGAACCTATCTCGCCATCTTTGGTATTTGTaaatagacattttataaCTGATGCGCCAAGTCCTATACCGACAAACGTTATCAACGTGGGTGGAATTCATTTGAAGGAACCTAAGAAGTTACCGAAA gaTATTTTAGAGTTTATTGAACAGTCACCACATGgagttatttatttcacttttGGCTCGACCATAAAAATGTCATCGATACCggaacatataaaaaaagtattaatagaaGCGTTCGCGGAAATTCCTCAAAGAGTGTTATGGAAGTATGAAAATGAACTAGAAAAAATACCGAAAAAtatgatgattaaaaaatgGCTACCCCAGCGTGATATacttt tgcaCCCAAACGTGAAACTTTTCATTAGTCATGGAGGTATATCTGGGGTATACGAAACCGTGGACGCTGGAGTCCCAGTTCTTGGATTTCCCTTGTTTGGTGATCAGCatagaaatatagataatttagtCAATGTGGGAATGGCTATTTCTATGGACCTCATGTCTATAACAAGGGATagtttattaagaaatattttagaactcttcaataatgaaaa atatacgAAAAATGCTGAAACagcttcaaaaatattcaatgatcGACCGATGTCGCAAGCAGAATCTGTTGTTTACTGGACTGAATATATTCTCCGTCACAAAGGTGCACGACACTTGAAATCTCATgcattaaatctaaaatggtatcaatattatttattagatgttttatctttagtttttatttttatttccgttGTAATTCTTATCATcgcgaaaatatttaaattgattaataaaatatatggtttaattttttctaaaaaattataa